The genome window GAATCTCAGAAACCATGTTGGGCCAATAAGAACGTTCCGGATAAACTGATTTTTACCTCTATTTAAATTAGAAGAATTCCGATTCACCAGATAACTCTGGGGGACGACGACGATGCCGATACTCCCCGATTGGGTTAACTACACATTTCCTCCCAAGATCCACTTTGAAGCAGACTGCGGCTACAAAGTGGGCAACTTCGTAAAAAATATTGGCTCCCGCACGGTCATCTTCTCCACACAACAAGAGCTGGAGAATATGGACGAACTTTCCATCATCAAAACCAGTTTGGAAAAACATATCGACGGCGTGATTCTTTACGACGATATCGTGAAAGATCCCACTCCGGAAGAATTGGATACGGCCGCCTACTTTGCCAAGATCGCGAACGCGGATTGCATCATCGGTTACGGTTCCTACGAATCCATCTCGATGGCGAAAATCATCGCGCTCCTTGTAACGAACGACATCTTCGCCGAAGAAATGTTAAACGACAAGAAGGCGAAACTGAAAAAACCTCTTCCGTTGATTCTGATTCCCACTCATCCCGTTTTCGGTTTGGAATGTTCGCCGATTTCAACGATTCTTCTCGGGGAAGAAAGAATCACGAAATACTTCTCCCACGAACTTTTATTTCCCGAGTTGATCATCGCGGACCCTAAGATTTCCTCCTTTATGAGTTCCACGGACATTTCCAAGGTCGGTGTGGGAATTTTGGCTGCCGCGGTGGATACGATTCTTTCCAAGTTTTCAACGGAACTTACGATTTCATCCGCGCTTCGGGCGATCGAGCTTCTCCAAAAAAACCTGATTCCTTCCATCCGCGATCCGAAAAACATCAACTACAAGAACGGTCTCTATGCGGCGAGTCTTTTAACCGGAATCGCTCAGTCCTCCAGTTCCTTGGGACTTTGTTTCGCTCTTTCATTAGCAAGTGCGAATATTACGAATTTGGATATTTTCCAGTCCATGTCGATCCTTCTTCCTCACGTCATGGAATACAACCTCACCTCCTCCGCCGGTAAATACGTGATGATCGCGAGAGCCTTGGACGAGGATATCACGAATATCTCCGTGATCGAGGCGGCGATCAAAGCCGTGGAGGGAATCCGTAAAATTTTTATCGAACTCAAAATTCCGCAGAGGCTTTCTGAATACGAGGTGAGAAAGATCGATCTTCCGTTGATCGCCAATCTTGCGGCTTCGTTTCCGTTTTTGGATTCTCTTCCGAGAGAACTTCCTAAGAACGAGATCGAGACGATTTTAGTCGCCGCATTTTAAGTTGTCCGGCGTGGATGCGGCTTCGTTGAAGGGCGCATCCGTATGAAAAACCGGTTTTTTTTAAATTGTGGGAACTCATACGAAACTGCGCGAGCATGCCTAGTTCCGAGTCTTCATAAATGTAGGATCTCACACAAAAAAAAGAACAGCGATGAAATCCAAAAAAATCTTTTTCATTCCATTCTTGCTTTTATTCTTTTCAACGGCCGGCTTCGGATTGTATGAGTTTTTGGATCGGGGTTGGATTTGGTTCGTTTCACCTTCCCGTTCCCGATATCCGATCCGTGGAATCGACGTTTCCAACCATCAGGGAAAAATCGATTGGAGCGCGGTTCCGAAATCGGAAATTTCTTTCGTATTTATCAAAGCGACCGAGGGAGGAGATTTTGTGGATCGCTCCTTTGCATTCAATTGGAAGGAAGCGAAACGCAACGGTTTTCCCGCGGGTGCGTATCATTTTTTCACCCTCTGCAAATCCGGAAAGGAACAGGCGGAGAATTTTATTCGAACCGTTCCGAAAGAAGTCGATTCTTTGCCTCCCGTCGTCGATTTGGAGTTCGTCGGCAATTGTAAGGAAAGGCCTCCTGTGGAAAATGTTTCCGCGGAGATCGCCGATTTTTTGAAAGCGGTCGACTCGCATTACGGTAAGAAGACGATTTTATATCTTACATACGAATTCATCGATCTTTATATCGGCTCGAACTTTCAGGATCGTTCCGTTTGGATTCGGGATATATTCAAACATCCGAATACGTTTTCGGATATAAGATGGATTCTATGGCAGTATCATAGCAGGGGACAGGTTCGCGGAATTAAAGGTCCTGTGGATCTGAACGTTCTCCAAGGAGATTTGAAAAGTTTAGTCGAACCTTTTTCTTTGTAAGAGTCGTTCCTTAAATTGAAAGGATCGGTCCGTTTTATTGAGCTGAATCGTCCGGTTCGAATGACAAAGATACATTCAAAAGTTCGATACAATTGGGACTCGTTCGTTCCTTGAAGGATGTTTAGGATGAAACTTTTTTCGGAGTGGCGGATGTTTCTGTAGAAAAAATCCAAGTTTTAGGAACCGTTCTGTTTTTTTGAGAACCGCTTACTGTATGGGTTATTTACTGGTAAGTTCCGATTTTCAACTTTCCTCACGGCTGCAAGAATCGCATACGGAAACCGTCACACTTTTGATTCCGGAAGAAACCTGGAATCGTTACTCAGAAAAAGAAGCCAGAAAATTACCGCTTCGAATTCCTTATTTGCTACAGAGATATGGAAAGTATCTTTCCGCAATACCTCGTCTCGGTAAGAAAGCCGGTCGGACTTTGTATCAGCCAAGTTCTGGTTCGCGAAGGATGAAGCGCGTGAATGCTCGGTTGAGCACCGGGAGTTGGACTTTTTTGGGAGCACTTGCACAGGCTCATGGGGTATCCCGTTGTTTTCTCTTTCATTATCTTCTGTGGTTGGAGGCCGTGGGGGTCGGAGACTCTATCGAGAGAACGATGAATGAGGGAGTTCCCACATTCCATCGGTATTACAGTTACATCCTCACCCTAGATCTACTCAACAATCGGGTGACGCGACGCCTCCGCTGCAAACCGGCGTCCCATTTTTACGCGTTAAACTATACGGAATGGTACCCTGAATTCCGCAATTCCCCGACAAACCCTCAAAAAAACATTTGAAACCGGCTCTCTAAAACTAAAACTTGGAGCCAGAATGAGCGACGAACATATCGATACAATCATCGGAGACGATATTCATTTCCGAGGAAAACTGAAATTCAGCAACTCCCTCAAAATCAAGGGCAACTTTAAAGGAACGATTGAAACGACCGGAAAACTCGTCGTAGGCGACACCGGCGAAGTGGAAGCGGACATTGAAACAGGGACCCTCGAAGTCGAAGGAAATCTGAAAGGAAACGTTTCCGCAAACGAAAAAGTCTCCATTCGCAAAACCGGCAAAGTGATCGGCGACATCCGCACCCCCGATTTAGAAATCGAATCCGGAGCGAGATTCAGCGGAAACAGCGCTATGTAAGAATGCCAAAACTTTCCCCTTTTTCACACGGCCCGGGTTTAAAGGACTTAGTTCCTTCCGGGTTCCGTCAACATCTCAGCCCGCTTCAACATCGATTCTACGAAACACACCTTCGGGATAAATCCCATCCGGAACATCTTCTCTACCACGGACTCCGCGAACTTCCTTCTCCGTTTTTACTTCCCGATCTCGAACCGGCCCTCGAACTTCTCAAAGAATTCGTTCGCCTGGAAAAAAAGATTCTTCTCTTCGGCGACCGGGACTGCGACGGGGTTTCCTCCACGAGCCTACTCGGAGGATTTTTAAAAAGGATTCACAGGGGAGAATTGATTCTGAAAACTTCGAACGAAGAAGACTACGGACTATGCCCCGCCGCTCTCGATTTCGTAAAAAAGAATCGACCCGATCTGCTGATCACTCTCGATTTCGGAACGACCAATCACGTTCAAATCGACGAACTTGCATCCCTCGGAATCAAGGTCATCGTCCTCGACCACCACGAAATCCCGGAACGGATTCCCGATTGTTATCTGATTTCCCCGAAACGGCAGGATTCGCAATATCCGAACGAAAAAATCTGCACCTCAGTTCTGGCTCTCAAATTTATACAGGCTTACCTGTATTCTTCTTTGGAAGAATACAACCGCGCGGTTTGGATTCCCGACGGAAATTCCCTATTTTCAGGTTATCTAATATATCGAGGTAAACTTCTCTTTCAAGGGGATCGACAGGAAGCGGAATCGAAATTTCATCTTCCGATCATGGACGAAACGTTCGTATTCAAATCCTCTTACCCCGAAAGAGAATGGTTCTATCATGAATTTCTAAACTACCCCGCGATCCTCGAACAATATCTTCAGAACTTCGACCTGGCCTCGATCGGAACGGTCTCCGACATGATGCCTCTCTACGGAGAAAACCGGATCATCGTCCGCGAAGGCTGTAAGATTCTTTTCAGACTCTATCGCAAAGAAACACGCCACAGAGAGGGGCTTTTTCAACTCCTTCAATTGATGGAACTCGCAGACAAACACGTGACTTCCAAGGACTTGGGCTGGGGACTCGGCCCGATGATCAATTCCGCGGGAAGAATGAATCGGACCGAAGTCGCATTAAATTTACTCCTGGAAGAAGATCCGGCGCGTGCGCAGATCGGCGCAAAAGAACTTCAAAAACTCAACGAGGAACGAAGGGAAAGAACGAAACGCAACTTATTCAAGGTGGACGGTTTCCTAAAACGGAAAAAAGAAAGAACGGAAAAGCCCGTCCTTTTCTGTTACGAACCCGACTTCGAACCGGGAGTTTCCGGAATTGTCGCCACAAGGCTTGTGGAAGAATACAAACGCCCGGTTCTTTTCATAACTCCCGATCACGGTCACGCAAAAGGAAGCATTCGTTCCTACGGTAAGGAGAACGTCCTCAATCTTCTGAAAAAAGCGGAACCGCTTTTTTTTCAATTTGGAGGCCACAAGGAAGCCGGTGGATTTTCCCTGGAAATCGAAAAAATCCCTGAGCTTGCAAAGGTCGTTTTCGAAAACGCAGACCATTGGCTCGAAGAAGAACAAAAACAAGCCGCGCTCGATCAAACTCCAAGTCTCGTCACTCTGCAACCCGAAGAATTGAACGCAAAACTCTTTCAGGAACTTTCTATCTTCGAGCCGTTCGGTCATGAGAATCCGGTTCCTCTTTATTCCATCAAGAACGCGAAGATCTATCATACAAAACCGATGACGGACGGTAAACACGTTCGTTTTAGAATCTTAGGTGCGCCCGAATCGATCCAATGCCTGATCTGGAACCGCGGAAAGGATTTTTTGGATTTATTAAGCAGAGCGGGAAGCTTGGATCTCTGGGGTTCTTTGGAAGAATCCACCTTTCGGTCCAAAACGTCCCTTCAATTTGTGGTGAGTCATTTTCAAGAATCGTAGAATTAAGAATCGAAAACGAGCGTTCGAATTTTAGATTTTGATCGTTTAGTCCGCGAATTCGACACTTACAATTTTTTGAATATACGCGCCTGCTGACGCAGGCGCTGCCATCGATCCACCCTTTGAACGGCGCCTACGACGACGCGGGTTCGGACGGACCGAATTTTCTTAATCCTCTCCGGGAAAGTTCGCGGAGTTGTTTCCGATGGAATCATCCAGATCGGCTTTTCTGGAAGTTTCGTTTCCGCCGCCGGGGGATTCTTCTCTTCGATTCCCGCGTTCTCCCTGAGATTGTTGACCTTGACCGCCGCCTTCTCGATTGCGATTCCGGAAATTTTTATTCCGATTTTTGTTTTGGCGCTGGCCTCCTTGCTGTTGGCCGCCGCCTCCACCACCGCCCCCGCTAAACTTCTTAACCGGGATCGGTCTTTTACGAACGGAAATTTCCCAAAAGAACGCGCTCTGAATCGATTGTTCGTCGTTTTCAGCGATCGCTCCGATCTTAAAGACCATAAACGCATCGTAGAAATAATCCTTCATTCGGAAGAAATTATTCTGTGACGATTTTTCGTCTTCGGTGCTTAAGAATCGTTGCTGGCTCGCAAAAATCTTTATCAAACGATCCTTGTCCTTTTTAGGGGTTTCCAAACGTTTGAAGATCGGTTCCAGACTGTTTTTGATGGCCGGAACCAGATGCATATTCTCTTTTTGTAATGCTTCCGAAGCGAGGTCCGAAAAGATCAGAGAATAAAAGATATGAGGAGTCATCTCCTCCCGTTCGGTCAGGAGTTTGTCCGCGATCGCAAGGCGTTTTCCGATATTGGTTTCGAGAAACTTCTCGCCGAAATTGGAATTCTTCTTTCTTTCCTTTTCAAAGGCTTCCTTAAAAAGGACTTCTAAAAGCCCGTGTTCGGCCATACCCTGAAAGATCAGGGAGGTTTTCCAAGTACGGAAGATCTTATTGTATTCTTCCAGCATTCTCGAGCTGGAAGCTTTTTCCAATTCGATCTTGTGTTTACGGATCGCCTTAGCGGTCGTCTTTTCAATATTCAATCCGAGAATCTCCGCGAACTTAACCGCGCGCAGCATTCTTACCGGATCTTCGCGAAAGGAGATGTCGGGATCCCCGATCACTCGCAAAACCTTATTCTGAATGTCTTCAAAACCGCCGACGTAGTCTATGATAGAATCGTTTCTTACGTCATAATATAAGGAATTGATTGTAAAGTCTCTGCGGGCCGCGTCTTCCTGTGGCGTCCCGAACTTGTTGTCTCTCTTGATGAGGTAATCTTGATCCTCCACGGCTTTCCCGAGTCTGTAGTCAGGCAGGGAACGAAAGGTACTGACTTCGATCACTTTTCCGCGGAAAAGTATATGCACGATTTTGAATCTTCTTCCGATGATACGGCAGTTATTAAAGATCTTTTTGATCTGATTCGGTGTCGCGTTAGTGACAACGTCGAAGTCTTTCGGCTTTCTTCCGAGAAGAAGGTCGCGAACCCCTCCTCCCACGATATAAGCCTTGAAGCCGAATTTATTCAGCCTGTGGATGATTTTGACCGCGTCCTCATCTATCATGTTTTTGCGGATCAGGTGGGCATCCCGGTAGTAGCGTTTGCCGTCCGGGTGAGAGAGAATATCCTCAACTGATCCTATTTTTTTCTTGAACAGATTGGACAGGAATTTCATATAAAGAATGGGTCTATAATCCCTTCGATCCCCCTACCTGCAAGTAAAAATCTATGACAAGCCCTGCAAAGTACGATCTCAAATTGACTCATTCCGAGCGCTTGCAGGTCGGAATTCTCAAATCCAAAAATTGGTTCAAAAAGTTCAAAGAATCCGGCTCCAAAAAGATCTCCTTTTTGCTCGTTCCGCACAGTCATGAGAACGTGATTCGTATCGAACTCAACGTCTTTATGGCTTGGTTCCTCGGAATCCTCTCCAGTCTGATTCTCGTATTGGCGTTCGTGTTTCTTTCTTACTTGAACTTCTTCTATCGTCCGGACGAAGACCTCTTTCAGAAGAGCGATGAGAATGTCAGTCAATATCTTTACTACGATATGCTTCTCCAGGACGCCAAAAAGGAAATCCGCGGCCTGGAAAGAAAGACGGAGCAGCTCAATCTCGTCGCTTGGGACGAGGTTCCTTGGAAACGGATTCTGACATACGAAGTCATCCCCGAGTTCCGTCTCAAAAAAGAAATCCCGGATTCGGAAACAAACCTGGAGCTCTACAAAAATACGGTCGAAGGTTTTGCCGCGCAAAACATAGAACTCTTTCGGATTCGTCAGGCGTTTGAAAACGCATTCGATTATCTCGAAGAAAGGGAATCCATTCTCTACGCACTTCCTAGGGGTCGTCCTTTAAAACCCGGAGTGGGTTTCGTTTCATCCACGTTCGGCGGAAGGGTCGATCCGTTCGGGCTTGTTGTTTTAGGAGAACATCACTCCGGCGTGGACTTCGCTTCCTCCGAAGGAACTCCGATCTATGCGACGGCTCCGGGCATCGTCGTCGAATCCGGTCAGTCTTCGGGCGGGTTAGGAAAGAACATTCGGATCAATCACTTAAACGGAATCTTTACCGTGTACGGTCACTGTTCTCAGATTCTCGTCGAAAAAAATCAGATCGTAAAACGGGGAGATCTCATCGGTCTTGTGGGTTCCACCGGTAAGGCGACCGGACCGCACGTTCATTACGAAGTTCACATGGGACAAGATCCTCCCGTCGATCCTGCGGAATTCATCAACATCGAGTGACCTCGACTTCTTTCTCTTCGTTCCTTTTCACGAAAAGAATTCGCTTTCTCGGAATCGCTTTTGCCTATTTTAAAAAAGGATTATGGGTTGATCCATTCCTGCGATCGTTAGTATTGGTTACACTATGATCGATAGAATTCCAGTTCCGTTTCTCAAACAATTCTTCAATTGGGACGGACCTTCCACGTTCAGCATCCTGATGATGTTGGGTTTTTTAGCCGCGTCTTATCTTCTTCCCAAGGAATTAAAACGAAGAGGTCTTGAACCGGAGCATTCCGATTGGCTTCTTCTTTTGGGAATCTTAGGCACCTTGGTCGGCGCGAAGATTTTTTTCGTATTTGAAATCTGGGATCAGATCTTCGTGGAAACTCCCGGCTTTGACGGAAAGTATCTCTATCCCCTAACGCATTGGTACGGTTTTCCGGGTAGAATGGCCCTCTGGGACAATTTGTTTTCGGGAAGCGGTCTTGTTTTTTACGGCGGGTTTCTGTTCGGAATTCTTTTCATATCTCTTTATATGAAATACTTCAAACTCGACGTGCCTGCGTATCTCGACGCAGCGGTTCCGAGTATGGCGATCGGTTATGCGATCGGAAGATTGGGCTGTTGGGTTTCGGGCGACGGCTGTTACGGATTTGCGACCGACGTGCGGATTCCTCTTTTGGTTTTCGACTATCACGGCGCTCATCCCTCCGGAGTTCCCGTTTGGAACACTCCTCTCATCGAATCCATCGTTTCGTTTTTGTTCTTCTTTTACTTTCAATATTGGGCAAAGAATCAGAACTTCAAAAAGTTTTCCATCGGGGCGCAGTATTTGGTTCTGCACGGATTTGCAAGATTGATGGTGGAATTTTTAAGAGTGAATAAGGCGGTGTTTCCGTTTATCGATCCTCCTTCGATCGTGAACATTCCGAACGCGGAACAGAACCCCGCGTTCTTGAACCAATACTATTGGCACGGCTTTTCTCAGTCTCAGTGGGTTTCGATCGCGATCATAGCGGCAGGAGCGTTCTTCATCATCAAGGGCAAGCTCTGGCAGAAAGAAGGTGCGGCCGCCTAAAACGGCGAGTCCGCGCGTTAACTCGGCAAAACGCTTCCTGAACTCAGCGGATGCCTCTCTACGGATCGGCATCCAGGTCGTTCGTCCGGTCGAGTTTTAAAACGAACGCTTTAATGTTTGGATCATCGTGGTCGTGTCCTGATAATCCGTATTCTTATACAAAAGATTTCCGTGTTCGTCCAGGATCACAAAGAAAGGAAGGCCGATCTTGAGTTCTTCAAAACGGGGATCGTTCGCGTAGGTTTCAAAGATCGGATCCTGATCTTTGATCTTCAGTAGAACCGCGCCCCGCAACGCCTCGTTCAAAGCAGGATCGTTTTGTGTGAGCTCCTCAAAGGCCTTGCAGTTCGTGCACCAATCCGCATAGAAATCGATAAAAACTTTTTTACCTTCTTCTTTTCCTTCCGTGTAAGCCTTACCCGGAGTTCGAAACCAGGAAAGATTTCCTTTCGTTTCGATTTCCGCCGTGGATGCAGAATAAGAACCGCCTAAGTTCGGTGCGAGAAGAATGACAAGCCCCGTCGCGGACAAAACGACCCCGCCGAGAAACAAAGCCTTCTTCATT of Leptospira sanjuanensis contains these proteins:
- the pcnB gene encoding polynucleotide adenylyltransferase PcnB, with amino-acid sequence MKFLSNLFKKKIGSVEDILSHPDGKRYYRDAHLIRKNMIDEDAVKIIHRLNKFGFKAYIVGGGVRDLLLGRKPKDFDVVTNATPNQIKKIFNNCRIIGRRFKIVHILFRGKVIEVSTFRSLPDYRLGKAVEDQDYLIKRDNKFGTPQEDAARRDFTINSLYYDVRNDSIIDYVGGFEDIQNKVLRVIGDPDISFREDPVRMLRAVKFAEILGLNIEKTTAKAIRKHKIELEKASSSRMLEEYNKIFRTWKTSLIFQGMAEHGLLEVLFKEAFEKERKKNSNFGEKFLETNIGKRLAIADKLLTEREEMTPHIFYSLIFSDLASEALQKENMHLVPAIKNSLEPIFKRLETPKKDKDRLIKIFASQQRFLSTEDEKSSQNNFFRMKDYFYDAFMVFKIGAIAENDEQSIQSAFFWEISVRKRPIPVKKFSGGGGGGGGQQQGGQRQNKNRNKNFRNRNREGGGQGQQSQGERGNRREESPGGGNETSRKADLDDSIGNNSANFPGED
- a CDS encoding glycoside hydrolase family 25 protein, with protein sequence MKSKKIFFIPFLLLFFSTAGFGLYEFLDRGWIWFVSPSRSRYPIRGIDVSNHQGKIDWSAVPKSEISFVFIKATEGGDFVDRSFAFNWKEAKRNGFPAGAYHFFTLCKSGKEQAENFIRTVPKEVDSLPPVVDLEFVGNCKERPPVENVSAEIADFLKAVDSHYGKKTILYLTYEFIDLYIGSNFQDRSVWIRDIFKHPNTFSDIRWILWQYHSRGQVRGIKGPVDLNVLQGDLKSLVEPFSL
- a CDS encoding M23 family metallopeptidase, encoding MTSPAKYDLKLTHSERLQVGILKSKNWFKKFKESGSKKISFLLVPHSHENVIRIELNVFMAWFLGILSSLILVLAFVFLSYLNFFYRPDEDLFQKSDENVSQYLYYDMLLQDAKKEIRGLERKTEQLNLVAWDEVPWKRILTYEVIPEFRLKKEIPDSETNLELYKNTVEGFAAQNIELFRIRQAFENAFDYLEERESILYALPRGRPLKPGVGFVSSTFGGRVDPFGLVVLGEHHSGVDFASSEGTPIYATAPGIVVESGQSSGGLGKNIRINHLNGIFTVYGHCSQILVEKNQIVKRGDLIGLVGSTGKATGPHVHYEVHMGQDPPVDPAEFINIE
- a CDS encoding iron-containing alcohol dehydrogenase, encoding MPILPDWVNYTFPPKIHFEADCGYKVGNFVKNIGSRTVIFSTQQELENMDELSIIKTSLEKHIDGVILYDDIVKDPTPEELDTAAYFAKIANADCIIGYGSYESISMAKIIALLVTNDIFAEEMLNDKKAKLKKPLPLILIPTHPVFGLECSPISTILLGEERITKYFSHELLFPELIIADPKISSFMSSTDISKVGVGILAAAVDTILSKFSTELTISSALRAIELLQKNLIPSIRDPKNINYKNGLYAASLLTGIAQSSSSLGLCFALSLASANITNLDIFQSMSILLPHVMEYNLTSSAGKYVMIARALDEDITNISVIEAAIKAVEGIRKIFIELKIPQRLSEYEVRKIDLPLIANLAASFPFLDSLPRELPKNEIETILVAAF
- the recJ gene encoding single-stranded-DNA-specific exonuclease RecJ codes for the protein MPKLSPFSHGPGLKDLVPSGFRQHLSPLQHRFYETHLRDKSHPEHLLYHGLRELPSPFLLPDLEPALELLKEFVRLEKKILLFGDRDCDGVSSTSLLGGFLKRIHRGELILKTSNEEDYGLCPAALDFVKKNRPDLLITLDFGTTNHVQIDELASLGIKVIVLDHHEIPERIPDCYLISPKRQDSQYPNEKICTSVLALKFIQAYLYSSLEEYNRAVWIPDGNSLFSGYLIYRGKLLFQGDRQEAESKFHLPIMDETFVFKSSYPEREWFYHEFLNYPAILEQYLQNFDLASIGTVSDMMPLYGENRIIVREGCKILFRLYRKETRHREGLFQLLQLMELADKHVTSKDLGWGLGPMINSAGRMNRTEVALNLLLEEDPARAQIGAKELQKLNEERRERTKRNLFKVDGFLKRKKERTEKPVLFCYEPDFEPGVSGIVATRLVEEYKRPVLFITPDHGHAKGSIRSYGKENVLNLLKKAEPLFFQFGGHKEAGGFSLEIEKIPELAKVVFENADHWLEEEQKQAALDQTPSLVTLQPEELNAKLFQELSIFEPFGHENPVPLYSIKNAKIYHTKPMTDGKHVRFRILGAPESIQCLIWNRGKDFLDLLSRAGSLDLWGSLEESTFRSKTSLQFVVSHFQES
- a CDS encoding prolipoprotein diacylglyceryl transferase is translated as MIDRIPVPFLKQFFNWDGPSTFSILMMLGFLAASYLLPKELKRRGLEPEHSDWLLLLGILGTLVGAKIFFVFEIWDQIFVETPGFDGKYLYPLTHWYGFPGRMALWDNLFSGSGLVFYGGFLFGILFISLYMKYFKLDVPAYLDAAVPSMAIGYAIGRLGCWVSGDGCYGFATDVRIPLLVFDYHGAHPSGVPVWNTPLIESIVSFLFFFYFQYWAKNQNFKKFSIGAQYLVLHGFARLMVEFLRVNKAVFPFIDPPSIVNIPNAEQNPAFLNQYYWHGFSQSQWVSIAIIAAGAFFIIKGKLWQKEGAAA
- a CDS encoding bactofilin family protein, which produces MSDEHIDTIIGDDIHFRGKLKFSNSLKIKGNFKGTIETTGKLVVGDTGEVEADIETGTLEVEGNLKGNVSANEKVSIRKTGKVIGDIRTPDLEIESGARFSGNSAM
- a CDS encoding DUF1564 domain-containing protein; its protein translation is MGYLLVSSDFQLSSRLQESHTETVTLLIPEETWNRYSEKEARKLPLRIPYLLQRYGKYLSAIPRLGKKAGRTLYQPSSGSRRMKRVNARLSTGSWTFLGALAQAHGVSRCFLFHYLLWLEAVGVGDSIERTMNEGVPTFHRYYSYILTLDLLNNRVTRRLRCKPASHFYALNYTEWYPEFRNSPTNPQKNI